The region TCACCGAATAACAATCTGAGGAGCCAAGATCGTCGTTCTGGAGACGTCAAATTCGCCTCCACCACTCTCTCAACCTCGACGACGCGTAACCGTACGCCGTATGAGTTCATGGCGGACGAAAGCCGATTACGAAGCTGGCAACAAGTGCTGGACTTGAGCTTAATTTCCTTGATTAGTGTAAGGTCGATCTCCGCCCGCTTCCAGTCTCTTAATGCCGGTAATATACGGACTGCAGCAATCGGTTGCATTATCTCGTGGGGTAGACTAAGAGACCGCTGTCCCAACTCCTACGTGCCACCGCCATCCGCATATATGATTCCGTTTCGAGCGGGCGGCTTCACCTTGACGTGGGAAAGGATTCGAGGTCACATCGCAACTTCAACAAACAGCGCTGCTATTACAGTTCAtatttcctcttcaccataTTCTCCACTGCATCTTGTAGCAGTAGAACAAGGGCAAAATGGAGAAGGGTCGCTCTTGTGGTCGTGttcagatgctgaagaaaatcatcGCAGATTCGCACGCGAATAAATTAGCGCGGGTTAGGATTCAATAATTCCTTTCTTTACCCCGCTTCGTCTTAGTCCAAAGCTTTTCCAAGCGCTTTTTCGAAGCGGGCATTTCAGTACTAGCATTGTGTATAGGATTCGCTGTAGACGATCATTTAGCCTTAGTGACTACTGGACCAGGGAACCAGGACGAACTCGTGCTCCAAATTTCAAGAATCTAACAGGCCACCCCGCATCTCTTTCGTGGCGAGGACTCGGAAGTTGCGCTCTTGTTCTTAATCTTGTTAGGTAGCTAGATTTGTAGTGGCTGCCGCGCTTAGCTGACTCACTCACCGGTGGTTGTCTTCTTGCCGAATCCATTCCAAGACCTCATAATCTACGGAATGACCAagttttttttcttttatgaAACAGTCAACATTGAGCCACATTTTCTGGCCTTGCACTCGTCATGATACTTTCTACTCGGAGCACGATAGCCACTAGTTACCCGAAGGTCGATGATATGGGCTGTGAGAAATGAGGCTGGTCGAGGTTGACAAGGAATTATGGACTATGGCCACCTCACATTGCAGTTATCTTCAGTTCTCTGTCGGCTACAGTCGAATAAAGCCTATGTGCTGTACTGTTCGCGTATGAGAAATGGCGTCATCGAATTCCAAGTTAGGTACGTACCTGAATATCAGATCGGGGCTGAGTTTGGCTGACATCAGAGGCAATGGCGCAGCCTCCATCTAGATCCAGTCTCCTTGCACTGGAAACGCTAAGGCACGAAGACCTGTCTTCCGATCCGTGATGTATTGATGTCAGAACAGCGCAGGGCCCGGCTGTTGAGAGGCTTCTGAACACAATCCTGTCCAGACCGGCGGTTTCCCAGCCGAATCGAACCACCAGAACACAATTCTTGATGGGCCAATGCGATCTAGGCCAATGCACTCGTTTTGGTTATTCAATACCGATCTGTGATAATTATAGTTATAAAGGGGATGGAATCGGGGATGGAATCGGGGATGGAATTTGAGTGCGCATCGAATGTGTCCGGGCCGGCCGCGGACTCCGCGGCGAGCACGGAGCCCGCAACTATATGGTGTAGGGGATATAAAACTGAAATATGGTTCTACATTGGACCTGCAACGCACGGAAACAAAGCTAGATTGCCCGAGTAGGAATTGCAGGATGTCGTCCCCAGTCGCAAGGTAgcctccctttctctttcacaGTTGCCGTGCAGCTAACCAGCTCAGCACTGAGGTCAGGAACCGGCGCCATGGCCACATTCACGACGAGCCCCGACCCGAAGCAAAACCGGTTGAAAAGCTGCGCTATGAATTCGGTGGTCCAATTGGAGTATCAGCTCTTATGGTCGGATTTCCACTCGTGATGTACTATATGTTCATCGGCGCAAAGGTTTACGATGGGAAACTACCTCTCCCCGAGTCCAACCAGTCCATCACCGACTTCCTTGTGCATTTTGTTGACCTAGCATATGAGCATGCATACCCACACAAAAAGGCCTGGACTATTTACTGGTCgttcctcatcttcgagggCTTTGCATACCTCTACTTGCCCGGAGTCTACCGCGTCGGCAAACCGCTTCCTCATCTGAATGGACACCAGCTCCCATACTACTGCTCTGCTGCCTGGAGTTGGTTCGTCACAATTGGCCTGGCCCTGGGCCTGCACTTCACTGGTATCTTCCGTCTTGACGCACTCATCACCGAATTCGGCCCGATCATGTCTGTCGCGATTGCGTCGGGGTGGATGGTTTCGGTCATCGCATACGTCTCTGCGCTGGCGAGAGGTGCTCAGCACAGGATGACTGGAAACCATATCTATGACTTTTTCATGGGCGCTGAACTCAACCCGAGACTCTTCAAGTGGATCGATATGAAGATGTTTTTTGAGGTGCGAATCCCCTGGTTCATATTGTTTCTTCTGACGCTCGCGACGGCGTTGAAGCAGTATGAACAGCTGGGGTTTGTCTCTGGCGAAGTCTGTTTCTTGCTGATGGCTCACTTCCTTTACACCAATGCTTGTGCGAAGGGAGAGGACCTAATAATTCCGAGCTGGTATGTCAAGATTATGTCTTTTA is a window of Aspergillus nidulans FGSC A4 chromosome VI DNA encoding:
- the erg4A gene encoding c-24(28) sterol reductase (transcript_id=CADANIAT00010432), producing the protein MSSPVASTEVRNRRHGHIHDEPRPEAKPVEKLRYEFGGPIGVSALMVGFPLVMYYMFIGAKVYDGKLPLPESNQSITDFLVHFVDLAYEHAYPHKKAWTIYWSFLIFEGFAYLYLPGVYRVGKPLPHLNGHQLPYYCSAAWSWFVTIGLALGLHFTGIFRLDALITEFGPIMSVAIASGWMVSVIAYVSALARGAQHRMTGNHIYDFFMGAELNPRLFKWIDMKMFFEVRIPWFILFLLTLATALKQYEQLGFVSGEVCFLLMAHFLYTNACAKGEDLIIPSWDMYYEKWGFMLIFWNLAGVPMSYCHCTLYLAYHDPSTYRWNPVTLIIWAGLYLFFYWIWDTCNSQKNVFRAEERGASVDRKSFPQLPWRSVKNPKTIKTADGGLILCDGWYGIARKMHYTCDWFFAISWGLITGFDSPFPWFYSIFFTIMIIHRARRDIRRCRERYGEAWKEYEKQVPWLFIPVSLPLFLDSVVIARRLGWRAEV